Genomic segment of Nothobranchius furzeri strain GRZ-AD chromosome 12, NfurGRZ-RIMD1, whole genome shotgun sequence:
tttattgtaggacaggagcaacaggacgaacgaacatggacagcgacaatgaaccgacaaagacaacaaccaggagggaggtataaatacacaagggaatcaggaacacatgggcagagtaatcagggacaggtgagaacaattaggctaatcagggcaggagagacacattcagggaggctggggcggatcatgacagactGGCACGTTCCATTCATGCAGACAACTCACACTTTTCAAACACGTCGTGGCACAAAGTGCTATTTTTACTTTCTTGTACCTGTTCTTTTCCagtaattattatttatgttttatctGCTTCAGTCCCTCTGATTGCCGCTGCAGATATGATGTAAAAAATACTTTCACTGGCTGTTTTCAACCCGTATTTTTGATTGTATGAGCTGCCTTCATGTGTCTTTGGAGCATGATATCTGCCCAGCTCCTCCAGAGGAGCACCCACTGTCAACACGGTTCGGTTCAGGTGTTCAGGGCGACACCACCGAAGCACACAGACAAGTCTTTTTAATAAAGATGAAGAACAATTACTCTACATGTGatttaagaaaaaataaaacacctttaatattaacaatttttaaaaaaaaaaagactaaagtTGAGTGGAACTAAGTCACCTTAACTGCAAGTATGCATTTTGTCAGTTTCTGATATTTGATGGAGTCAGTTTTGGTCTAACCAAGGGTAAACATATTGGACATTTATATCTCTTGTGCTACCGTATATTCACATATTGTACAGTTTGTGTCTGAAGTCATTTCTTTTCATGTGCTCTCCTGGTTGTTGGAGAGGATGGAATTCGTCATTGTTAAGACAATCCCTGAAAATATGTATCACTTGCAAAATAAAACTTTGCCAAAAAATAAAGCCCACTTGTTTGTAAATGCTACGTCCTGGAGAGTGAAATTGTATTGTTGGTTTTTAATATATTTAATTTGGTATCAAAGCAGGAAATCCGTTTAAAATATGTACTTTACACGTGTGTCCAGTAGGTGGCGGAAGAGAGCTGTGTGCTGGCGTCTTCAGCTCTGATCAGTGAAGTTATGCACGCATTCTAAAGCCATTGAAAACTGACCATATTAAAATGTTTATGTTCAAAGACACACAATTTAATTTTGACATATTCTTCAGCATCCATAAACGGCAGAAACGCCTGCGCCCAAACATATTAAAGAGATGCTGCAGTGTCAATGATCTTTCTGTGGTTGCTCCAATTGAAATGTCTTCTTTATGCAAGGATCTTCTATGTAATTTCTCAAAAAGGCCCAAGCCAGTGCTGCAGCCAGTCAGTGTCTGCCAATTTCAGATATTCACTTAGTCTCAATTCAATGCAAACGAGAGCCAGTTTTTAGTGATGTGTGGGGGATGTGGGCGCATTTACCACCTCAAATAGAAATGATGCTCTTTACATCCTCTTCTGCAAAGACTTCCTGCTGATCTTGCCTTTTTAAACCTTTCTTGTTTTATTTAGCATCAGATTAAAACGTGACCTGGACACCTTTCTCTGGAGGTTTTTCAAGCCGCATCTCACCGCTGGGAGAGCCCGAGGCACATCTAGAGTTAGCTAGAAGGATTGTTTATCCTCTCAAGCAATGCCCctaggacaggggtgtcaaaatgcggcccgcgggccgaatccggcccgcaagcgggttaaatccggcccgcgagatggttgtgtaaactttattttcatactttacaatgtagagtgaaaataaacttatctttgtgagcaagtttcctctgtaatgagtataaataaaataaagctgcgcccaaggctcacacaagaacttgaatcacatcctgaagatggctgccactcaggatgtgacttctgatattgatgtgctggtgaaagctaaaagatgtaaagtaaaatgagtcaaatatactttaagtgctgcatgaaactgatctagccatgtgatctgtaagctctttgaatcactaaggaatgtttcttttttattgattgattttttttttcaaattttcaactacacttcaggtgttgtacttgtactattttggatacactgtcctcaggctccagccttgttttatattgattgtattaaaacaaagaaaacaatctgaagtttgttgttttttaatttaccggtccggcccacttgggacacgatttccctcaatgtggcccctgagctaaaatgagtttgacacccgtgCCGTAGGaagatcagtgtgtgaatgtgtgtgaatggatgaatgatacactgtagtgtaaagcactttggagtccttactctaagaggcgctatacaagtgtggatcatttatcatttatagtgctgatcaggcagagctttgttgccagcgttccactgcacaatggtgtcaaacacgtatataaaagttagtttttacgtaaaccgttggatgaaattacacaaactgactgagctctagttaaggcgcttgcaatagtttgtgtatgtgtgtgtgtgtgtgtgtgtgtgtgtgtgtgtgtgtgtgtgtgtgtgtgtgtgtgtgtgtgtgtgtgcgtgcgtgcgtgcgtgtgtgtgtgtgtgtgtgtgtgtgtgtgcgtcaatgtgtttgggggagggtacattggaactttgtcccccccagtttgaaaatcctatctgcgcccctggcatcaatcactcagtatgggagcagatttcatatgatgacattattgatgactttgcatcaaggttaggttttaattttagtttgtgttttctgttctaagtgcagtgctgtagtgattatcttaatttgttatgtgtgaaatatttttgctatttagaatatttattatatattatgttcatatattctaagtatttagttattgtttgtttttgtgtatttgattctatatatttagatacagtatataatgtatattgctttacattctgacaacttcatagtaattaatgtaaatatgtgcaacttagaaaaatgaatgttcaatagtcgttctaataaaacatgcctgtttgtagaaaacatgtatgtgttcgtgcaggtggggtggtgtggtggtggtggtggtgggggggggggctcaaagggggcctcgcccggggagtaattccatgtagaaccgccactggttattgtacctccaagccacagccgccgaatacttagctccggtgaacatgtggtccatctccgccctgagCTTAATAAAGTCagcggttttctcttttgtccctaaaatacaaacttctattaaaatcagggggaaaacgtagcgggagaagtgcgacaccgagcggccgaacatacgagccgagaccgcaatacaagcacttttactgtaacatttctaactaaaataacgttcatgtatcacaaaaagtccttaacctaacagttttcaagtttatactgacatttatacgcGCAATCCTatacgacagctcccgcttcactgtccgccattgtttttaaaagttctgctgtccgacccgcaaggcatcttgggaaatgtgaaccattgaaggatacaccggacccatccttcaaacAGGCAAAAAGAAGGCCGGACTCGTCGacagcatttgaaggagtcttcgaattgggacaggcctagtcgcggcgctgtgacgtaaccagcCGACGcaagatgcagaccctgaattgagacacagccacaggCTCACGATGagattgtgacatcacatggtaccagctaacgtcatgggGTATCTcttggccaatagcgatggcagatttaaattcaaatgcagtgcagagtttttacctgacaacggcacaacactgacagttttaggcagaaaattacatttttaactaaaatgcactaaagtgcaaaaccatTGACTACGCATGTCTGTagaacgattagacacgcatttataaagTTTCTTTAAGTGTAGATTTGAGGTGTGTGTTTATTGAACACCTTACTCATATATAAGAGAATACGTTTTCCTCTTTGCCACTTGATCAAATTTGACTCCTGCAAAGACTATACTATGGGTATTTGGACATAGCCAAAATATgaagataaacaaataaaaaaaataataaattttgaaataaaaatttaaataagtAAATTAATAAATGAGGGGAAATAATTGAATACATGaggggaatatatatatatatatatatatatatatatatatatatatatatatatatttgtaaataaataattataatgatTTATTTCCACATTCCACATTTTCCACATTCAGAATCTGAATCATGTTTTATGAGTCTCACATACTAAGAATGCACTTTCACTAATTTATTTCAACGTTTACCTATTTGTAAGATGAGAtgttgttattgtacctccaagctgttgttattgtacctccaagccacagccgccgaataaccctaaccctaacccagctcAGAAATGAATTTTAGAGAAAAtatatttgtaaataaataaacaaataacttgcgaactaaataaataaatgtactgATTTTTTGTCAACTTCATTTATTTCAACGTttactttttaattttaatttctgATTTGTTAAATTAGAAAGAAGAGTCCTTTAAAAAGGGGAGGGGTGCGCTCAGCGCTGAAATCTACGCGCCAACAACACGACCAACAAGCATGCATTTTGTTTGGATCACGTGATTATCATTTCGTAGTGTAGTCGCGTTTCATTGGATGGCGCACATATTCACGCCCACAACTCCTTGTGAGCCTGTTTCCCGCGAACTGGGTCAGCCAGCTCTTGGATGCTAGGTTATAAAGAAGAGACGTCGAAAGGATAGAGCATTTTAAGAGGTTTCAATTAAAGCAAAAGTTAAATCTGCAAACATGGCGAAGCAAAGCTCACTTTTCAAGTTTTTTACCAAGTCTCCGCCATCTGTTACCAAGCCGAAGCCGAGCCCTTCTCCTGTCGAGGCAGACCTGCCTTCCTCCGTGGAGAGGTCCAACTCGTCTCCTAAAGAGGAAGCTAAgcagacacagcagcaggactccaCCAAAACCAGAAAAGTCAAACAGAAAACAAGCTCCAGGACCGCGAGCAATGGATTTAAAAATCTGTTTGGCGACAGTAAGGCCCCGGATGCTAAAGACAGGTTAGTTTGGGAGCCGTGTAATTGCTGGAAAGTTGATCGTGAGTTGCTGTTAGCATTACAAATTCACGAAAATAATTAGGCTTTTTTTTCTTAAAGAAAAAACGCATTCGTGCTTGTTTTCTTAATTTGAACTTAAATACCAGCTAATAACTTGCAGCGTAGCTGTTTCCCACACGTGTGACATTTAGCCTGACACCGAATTGAAAGATTATAATCTAGATTACAGTTAAACTGCAACATTATTAACAGGAATTTACTGAAGAGGCCAATGCCAGGACGTTAAATTGGAACTATTGATGTTGTTCGTAACTAAATATGTGAAATAACCTTGATACAGTAAACCTACATAATTTAAACTGAAGGCTCAGGTTGTTACCGCTTGTGCCATCCTCCACATCCAGGttgttattttagtttttatacAATCATGTGTTCATCTCTTGTTTTAAACTAGTCAGTGAAagcttaaaatgtttaaatggtcCTTTTAATGCTTAAAAATTACATAATTCTGATATTCTATGTTCAGTGTGCTGTAAATGATAGTTTTAGAAAAACAAACATCAGTAACTACTTTGTTCTATTAGATAAATATAGCTCAAAAGCACACAATACTCTTATTTTAAGCTTGTTTATTGATTTAATCCAGATtatgtttttctttgatttttgtcACATTGCATGTAATACACATGGTAATATTAATCATTCCTGAAGATTTTCGTGTAATTAATTTCACATTGTATAAAATCTAGAGTATTTTGCTTACTTTTCTTCAGCAGCTCAACCTGTCCATTCACTGCTGGTGCCCTTGTCTGGGCCAAACTAGAAGGACACCCTTGGTGGCCGTGCATGGTTGTTCCCCAACCTCAGACAGGCCAGCAGATGAGGGGCCGTGGTCAGGATCAGCGCATACATGTTCATTTCATTGATGAGCCTCCCACCAGAGGATGGATCAGAACCAAATATATCAGAGAGTACCAAGGTTGGCTGCTTGTCATTAGAACGACATAGAATCTGATGTTTACTGAATTTTAGTGTAATTTAGTGCTTTTATCTTTACATTAAGCTATGTTATATTACTTTGTATCTTCTGAAGGCTCCGACAGCAGTGATGTTAAGCCTGGAGGGGTGTTTTTCAGTGGCAAGCCTGTAATTCGCCGTGCAATGGAGCTTGCTGATAAAATTATTTTTGAGAGTCCtgagaaaagattaaaaatgcctCTCTGCATGGATCCATCTGATGAAGAAGGGGATGATGAAGAAATGGAGGTAATTAGGTtacattgtttttaaatgttgctCTGTTTTTTAAAGCAGTGATCAGGTCAAATAAAAACTACAAAATAGTTATGGCTTACTGCCCACTTTGGGTTTTAATTTTCAGCTCGACCAGTCAACACAGACCGATGAAGAGGTCAGCGACGTAGAAGAAAcgaaaaaggaagaagaaaagccAAAAGTCAGTCGACGCTCATCTCGTGCTTCAACAGATAAAGGAAGCAAAGCCAAGCGGCGTCGCATCATTGTGGCCTCCGACAGCGACAAGTCGGATGAGGAGTTCAAACCTGAACATGCCGCATCGTGCAGCGAGGATGAAGAAGAAGAGGGGACCATGAGTGGTGAAGAAGAGCAGAAAGCGAACAGCCAGGAGTCTGAAGAAGACAGTCCCGTCAAACCTCTAAAAAGAAAACGTTCTGCAGGGAAGTCTGTCAGTGCCAAAGAAAAGAAGCCTGCAGTTGTGGTTTCCACTCCTAAAAGGCCCCCAGCAGCAGTGACGGCCAACACAAAGTCCCGTTTGTCGTCTTTCTCCGCTCCCGACAGCTTTGAGAGCCAGATGAGTGAACCCGGGTCCACTGGAGGTGTCACAGTTTGGGATCATGAGAAGCTAGAGTGGTTGCATGATGGCAAAAGGAAAGACCGTAAAAGGCGGCGGCAGACAGACGATGACTATGATTCTTCTACTCTGTATGTGCCTGAAGACTTTCTTAACAAAAACACACCTGGAATGCGTCGGTGGTGGCAGCTCAAATCCGGCATGTTTGATACGGTGATTTTCTACAAAGTGGGGAAGTTTTATGAGCTTTACCACATGGACGCCGTGATTGGGGTCAACGAGCTGGGCCTGACCTTCATGAAAGGAAACTGGGCACACTCTGGCTTTCCAGAGATTGGCTTTGCACGTTTTTCTGACGTGTTGGTCCAGAAAGGCTACAAGGTGGCTCGCGTGGAGCAGACAGAAACCCCAGAGATGATGGAGGCACGCTGCAAATCCATTGCCAAACCCACAAAATTTGACCGTGTGGTGAAGAGAGAAGTGTGCCGCATTATCACACGCGGGACCCAGACCTACAGCGTGTTGGACGGTGCTCCTTCAGAAAGTCAAAGCAAGTTCCTCCTGAGTTTGAAAGAAAAGGCTGAAGAGGAATGTTCTGGCCGGTGCCGCGTCTACGGCGTCTGTTTTGTGGACACATCTGTGGGATACTTCCATATCGGTCAGTTCTCCGACGATCGTCACTGCTCACGTCTGCGCACCCTGATTGCACACTACTCCCCTGCTGAGGTGCTCTTTGAAAGGGGCAACCTCTCTGTTGAAACGCGCAAAATACTCAAGGCATCTCTGTCCTCGGCTTTGCAAGAAGGACTCAATGCAGGAACCCAGTTCTGGGATGCTCAGAAAACTCTGAAAACCCTCTCAGAAGAGAACTATTTTGAAGAGATCGCTGGACAAGAGCGGGCCACTGGGACCAATTTTCTCCCCACTCTCCTAAAGCTCATGACGTCTGAAAGTGATTCTCTGTGCTTAACTCCTAAAGAGGGCTATGAACTGGCGCTGTCGGCTTTTGGCGCTTGCATATTCTACCTTAAGAAGTGCTTGGTCGATAAAGAGCTGCTTTCTATGGCCAACTTTGAAGAATATGTCCCTGTTGATGTAGAAATGGAGAAAGCTTCTGGACCTGCCAGTTTTTTTGCTCAGACTCGTCAGCGTATGGTTCTCGATGGCGTGACTCTGGCAAACTTGGAGATCTTTCAGAACGGGTCCGGAGGAACAGAGGGGACACTgttggagcgtctggacacatgctcTACACCGTTCGGCAAGAGGCTCCTAAAGCAGTGGCTCTGTGCGCCCCTGTGTAACCCCACATCCATCAGGGACAGACTGGATGCCGTGGAGGACCTGATAGGAGCTCAAGCTCAAGCAACTGAAGTCTCAGACCTGCTTAAGAAGCTTCCAGATCTTGAGCGTCTACTGAGTAAAATCCACAGCATCGGTACTCCTCTGAAGGGCCAGGACCACCCTGACAGCAGAGCAGTTCTCTATGAGGAAGTCACTTACAGCAAACGCAAAATTGCAGACTTCCTCTCAGCTTTGGAGGGTTTCAAAACCATGCAGGAGATTATTTCCATCCTAACCTCAGTTTTGGGAGAATTTCGTTCTAAGTTGCTTCGTCAAGTTGTCAGCCTGAAGACCGAAAAAGACGGCCTCTTTCCTGACCTCTCCGCAGAACTCAAGCGCTGGGAGACCGCTTTCAACCACGAGAAGGCTCGCAGTACCGGTGTCATAACCCCTAAATCTGGATTTGACCCCGAGTATGACCAGGCCCTCACTGGAATCAAAAGCTGCGAGCGAGAGCTGCAGGAGTACCTGgacagacagaagaagagaattgGCTGTAAGACCATGGTCTACTGGGGAACTGGGCGAAATCGCTTTCAGATGGAAGTTCctgacagcgtttctgagaggaaCATCCCAGAGGAATATGATGTCAGATCCACAAAGAAAGGCTATAAGCGTTACGTGACAAAGGAGAGTGAGCGGCTGTTCTCAGAGCTGCAAGGGTTGGAAGAGAAGAGAGACGCTGCAGTGAAAGACTGCATGAGGAGGCTCTTCTACAACTTTGACAAGAACTACAGAGACTGGAAGACGGGTGTGGAGTGCATGGCAGTGCTCGGTAAGGACATTTTTTATGGTGTCGAGCGTAGTTTACTTACATTAGATGACACAGAAAGGGGTATTGTTAAATtgttcattcttttttttttttccagatgtGCTGCTAGCTTTGTCACGCTACAGTCAGGGCGGAGACGGTGCGATGTCCAGGCCGCAGGTGCTGCTTCCAGAGGACGAGCAGGCCACGCCCTTCATTAACCTTACCGGATCCCGTCACCCCTGCGTCACAAAGACCTTTTTTGGCGACGACTTCATTCCCAATGACATCTTCATAGGCTGTCCTGGGATCAGTGAAAATGATGAGGTGGAAGGTTGTGCCTCGTGTGTTCTAGTCACAGGCCCAAACATGGGTGGGAAGTCAACCCTCATGCGACAGGTgagctttttcttttcttttttcatagACTAATTTAAAAAATTTGTTTTGGCTCATATTTATGCTgctctgtttcttttttttttatcagtgtgGACTTGTGATTATATTGGCTCAGCTGGGCTGCTATGTCCCAGCTGAGAGCCTTCGCTTCACACCGGTTGACCGGGTTTTCACTCGGCTGGGCGCCTCGGATCGGATCATGGCAGGTAGGTTCATAAATATCTTTACCACACATGGGATATAATGTATGAAGGATGCTTCCTGCCAAAATAGTTAATTACCTGGTTaattaaagaagaaataaaagtgtAAATATAAGTAAAGGAAACAAAACTTAGAATAACTAATTGctgaaataaattaaaaagaAGTTTATTTGTTTCTATATTTATGTATTAATGTTTTCCAAATGATTTCCTAATATATAAAATTATATTAGTTTCcagacttaactcattcactgccaatgacgactggggttgtcacggtaaccggtgtagcggtaaaccccggtaaaaaagttgacaataataataacagtcttgttttttaaaaacgatattatctcggtggattaccgtggctgcggtgtaggcgcggtgacccttaccagccaccgtatcatctgctgaagtttccggcggcacatgcgcactttgttgtttacaaccaaaactttcttgaagctaaagctgaaataatggccaaaggaggagacggcagcgc
This window contains:
- the msh6 gene encoding DNA mismatch repair protein Msh6 isoform X2 — translated: MAKQSSLFKFFTKSPPSVTKPKPSPSPVEADLPSSVERSNSSPKEEAKQTQQQDSTKTRKVKQKTSSRTASNGFKNLFGDSKAPDAKDSSTCPFTAGALVWAKLEGHPWWPCMVVPQPQTGQQMRGRGQDQRIHVHFIDEPPTRGWIRTKYIREYQGSDSSDVKPGGVFFSGKPVIRRAMELADKIIFESPEKRLKMPLCMDPSDEEGDDEEMELDQSTQTDEEVSDVEETKKEEEKPKVSRRSSRASTDKGSKAKRRRIIVASDSDKSDEEFKPEHAASCSEDEEEEGTMSGEEEQKANSQESEEDSPVKPLKRKRSAGKSVSAKEKKPAVVVSTPKRPPAAVTANTKSRLSSFSAPDSFESQMSEPGSTGGVTVWDHEKLEWLHDGKRKDRKRRRQTDDDYDSSTLYVPEDFLNKNTPGMRRWWQLKSGMFDTVIFYKVGKFYELYHMDAVIGVNELGLTFMKGNWAHSGFPEIGFARFSDVLVQKGYKVARVEQTETPEMMEARCKSIAKPTKFDRVVKREVCRIITRGTQTYSVLDGAPSESQSKFLLSLKEKAEEECSGRCRVYGVCFVDTSVGYFHIGQFSDDRHCSRLRTLIAHYSPAEVLFERGNLSVETRKILKASLSSALQEGLNAGTQFWDAQKTLKTLSEENYFEEIAGQERATGTNFLPTLLKLMTSESDSLCLTPKEGYELALSAFGACIFYLKKCLVDKELLSMANFEEYVPVDVEMEKASGPASFFAQTRQRMVLDGVTLANLEIFQNGSGGTEGTLLERLDTCSTPFGKRLLKQWLCAPLCNPTSIRDRLDAVEDLIGAQAQATEVSDLLKKLPDLERLLSKIHSIGTPLKGQDHPDSRAVLYEEVTYSKRKIADFLSALEGFKTMQEIISILTSVLGEFRSKLLRQVVSLKTEKDGLFPDLSAELKRWETAFNHEKARSTGVITPKSGFDPEYDQALTGIKSCERELQEYLDRQKKRIGCKTMVYWGTGRNRFQMEVPDSVSERNIPEEYDVRSTKKGYKRYVTKESERLFSELQGLEEKRDAAVKDCMRRLFYNFDKNYRDWKTGVECMAVLDVLLALSRYSQGGDGAMSRPQVLLPEDEQATPFINLTGSRHPCVTKTFFGDDFIPNDIFIGCPGISENDEVEGCASCVLVTGPNMGGKSTLMRQCGLVIILAQLGCYVPAESLRFTPVDRVFTRLGASDRIMAGESTFFVELSETASILHHATKHSLVLLDELGRGTATYDGTAIASAVVKELAEKICCRTLFSTHYHSLVEDYANNPAVRLGHMACMVENECEDPSQETITFLYKFISGACPKSYGFNAARLANLPEEVIQSGHRKAREFEKNTISLRLFKKLCQFADDPALDTKHFTPLVHLLNTM
- the msh6 gene encoding DNA mismatch repair protein Msh6 isoform X1, coding for MAKQSSLFKFFTKSPPSVTKPKPSPSPVEADLPSSVERSNSSPKEEAKQTQQQDSTKTRKVKQKTSSRTASNGFKNLFGDSKAPDAKDSSSTCPFTAGALVWAKLEGHPWWPCMVVPQPQTGQQMRGRGQDQRIHVHFIDEPPTRGWIRTKYIREYQGSDSSDVKPGGVFFSGKPVIRRAMELADKIIFESPEKRLKMPLCMDPSDEEGDDEEMELDQSTQTDEEVSDVEETKKEEEKPKVSRRSSRASTDKGSKAKRRRIIVASDSDKSDEEFKPEHAASCSEDEEEEGTMSGEEEQKANSQESEEDSPVKPLKRKRSAGKSVSAKEKKPAVVVSTPKRPPAAVTANTKSRLSSFSAPDSFESQMSEPGSTGGVTVWDHEKLEWLHDGKRKDRKRRRQTDDDYDSSTLYVPEDFLNKNTPGMRRWWQLKSGMFDTVIFYKVGKFYELYHMDAVIGVNELGLTFMKGNWAHSGFPEIGFARFSDVLVQKGYKVARVEQTETPEMMEARCKSIAKPTKFDRVVKREVCRIITRGTQTYSVLDGAPSESQSKFLLSLKEKAEEECSGRCRVYGVCFVDTSVGYFHIGQFSDDRHCSRLRTLIAHYSPAEVLFERGNLSVETRKILKASLSSALQEGLNAGTQFWDAQKTLKTLSEENYFEEIAGQERATGTNFLPTLLKLMTSESDSLCLTPKEGYELALSAFGACIFYLKKCLVDKELLSMANFEEYVPVDVEMEKASGPASFFAQTRQRMVLDGVTLANLEIFQNGSGGTEGTLLERLDTCSTPFGKRLLKQWLCAPLCNPTSIRDRLDAVEDLIGAQAQATEVSDLLKKLPDLERLLSKIHSIGTPLKGQDHPDSRAVLYEEVTYSKRKIADFLSALEGFKTMQEIISILTSVLGEFRSKLLRQVVSLKTEKDGLFPDLSAELKRWETAFNHEKARSTGVITPKSGFDPEYDQALTGIKSCERELQEYLDRQKKRIGCKTMVYWGTGRNRFQMEVPDSVSERNIPEEYDVRSTKKGYKRYVTKESERLFSELQGLEEKRDAAVKDCMRRLFYNFDKNYRDWKTGVECMAVLDVLLALSRYSQGGDGAMSRPQVLLPEDEQATPFINLTGSRHPCVTKTFFGDDFIPNDIFIGCPGISENDEVEGCASCVLVTGPNMGGKSTLMRQCGLVIILAQLGCYVPAESLRFTPVDRVFTRLGASDRIMAGESTFFVELSETASILHHATKHSLVLLDELGRGTATYDGTAIASAVVKELAEKICCRTLFSTHYHSLVEDYANNPAVRLGHMACMVENECEDPSQETITFLYKFISGACPKSYGFNAARLANLPEEVIQSGHRKAREFEKNTISLRLFKKLCQFADDPALDTKHFTPLVHLLNTM